The genomic window AGAAGAATACTTTGTGATCGATTTGACAATCGCGAGGGGACTTGACTATTACACAGGAACTGTGTACGAGACTGTTCTCCTTGATTATCCAGGATTAGGAAGTGTCTGCTCGGGAGGGCGTTATGATGATCTAGCGAGTTTTTTCACAGATGAGAATTTACCTGGGGTTGGTATATCAATCGGGATTACTCGTCTTGCAATCACTCTCATGAAAGAAAACATTCTCAAAGTAGGATCGTCGACTCCAGCATTGGTGCTCATTACTTCTATGGACAGAGCGCTTATGTCGAGATATTTTGAGATTGGAAAAACACTTCGGAATGTTGGCATTAATACGGAAGTGTATCTTGAGCCGGGATCTCTCGGAAAACAACTCAAATATGCTAACAAAAAAGGATTTCCATTCGTGATCATTCTGGGTCAGCAAGAGCTTGATAATGGCGTTGTGCAAATCAAAGATATGCAGACGGGGCAATCGATAGTAAAGGATAGGAATACTTTAGAAGAATATCTTCTTAGTATTCTTGGATGATTATCTGGTCTGCTTAGTAAAACACGCCGTCCATACGTTGTATGGCGGCGTGCATCATTTTTCTTGAAGAATTATTTTTTTTGTTCTTTGATAGAATTTTCTCCTGTCACGATCATGGTATTTTCGGACGCTAAGGGCGTGTATCCAGGACACGATGAAAGAGGAAAATTTCTCCTCCCAAGCACTTGATGGATGGTCGGACCTAAACTGAACTGACCCTTCTTAATGTGGGATTCTTTGTCCCATCCACAATGTTGACATGAAGATATCATGATTCTTTTCTCCCGCACGTTGTATTGAAAGGTGATCATAGAGTAGAGAGAAAATAAAAATAAATCAAGATGTGTTTGTAAATGTATTTGTAAAGAGATATTTTATATGAAAGAAGTTGTAATTAAAAAAAGGAGGAATGATGGATTAAGTCCGGGTAATATTCTTACCTATGAGCAATTAAAAAAAATTCAAGAAGGTGAAAATGATGAAAATTTGGTTTCCCTTGATGAAAGTATTATCTGCTCATACAATCGTTTTGATATGCTCCCTATTACGGGAGAAAAGATTTATGTTCGTAAAACAGTTGCGGACAAGCTTTTGTATATTCAAAAAATTCTTCAAGAAAAAAATAAAAATTATTTTCTTAAGGTGTTATACGGGTACCGACATCCATCTATTCAAGAGAAATATTTTAATGAAATGAAAGGAGTTCTTAGGTTACAACATAGGGGAATCTCAGAAGAAATGCTAAATTCTATTGTTCATAACTATATAGCTGTTCCTGATGTGGCTGGACATCCAACTGGAGGAGCAGTGGACCTTACAATAACAACTCGAGAGGGAAATATTGATATGGGAAGTGATTCTGAAGATTATACGGATCAAGAAAAAATGCAGACTTTCTCAAAAAAAATTTCAAAAGAAGCGCAAAAAAATAGAATTCTTTTGCATGATCTTATGCGATCAATTGAGTTTGCACCATTTTATGGCGAATGGTGGCATTTTAGTTATGGAGATAGAGAATGGGCATGTTTTTATGATAAGGAAAAATCATTATATAATTTTAAAGATTTTACTATATCCAAAAAATAAAATGAATTTGACAGGGTTTTTAAATATGTTATTTTCCTT from Candidatus Moraniibacteriota bacterium includes these protein-coding regions:
- a CDS encoding D-alanyl-D-alanine carboxypeptidase family protein; translated protein: MKEVVIKKRRNDGLSPGNILTYEQLKKIQEGENDENLVSLDESIICSYNRFDMLPITGEKIYVRKTVADKLLYIQKILQEKNKNYFLKVLYGYRHPSIQEKYFNEMKGVLRLQHRGISEEMLNSIVHNYIAVPDVAGHPTGGAVDLTITTREGNIDMGSDSEDYTDQEKMQTFSKKISKEAQKNRILLHDLMRSIEFAPFYGEWWHFSYGDREWACFYDKEKSLYNFKDFTISKK